CACTGCCGGGCATGGCCGGAGTGTTCCTGCTTCTTACCGAGCCGTGCTGATGCGCTGAACGCGCGACAGCACGGCCGCCCCTCCTGTGCGAGGGGCTTTTTTGTGCCCGCAGCAGACCTCCCACCACCCGAGACGAACGCGCCGAGGAGACGCCATGAGTGAGGCAGCCGCACCGGCCACCGACATCCCCCCGTTCCGGTACACCGCCGCCCTGGCCGACGAGATCGAGCACCGCTGGCAGGAGACCTGGGCGCGGGAGGGCACCTTCCACGCGCCGAACCCGACCGGCCCGCTGGCCGATCCGGACCACCCCCGCGCGGGCGCCGAGAAGCTGTACGTGCTGGACATGTTCCCCTACCCGTCGGGCGCCGGCCTGCACGTCGGCCACCCGCTGGGCTACATCGGCACCGACTGCTACGCCCGCTACCAGCGGATGTCCGGGCGCAACGTGCTGCACGCGATGGGCTTCGACGCGTTCGGCCTGCCCGCCGAGCAGTACGCGGTGCAGACCGGCACCCACCCCCGCGCCACCACCGTGCAGAACATCGAGCGGTACCGGGCGCAGCTGCGCCGGCTGGGGCTGGGCCACGACGAGCGGCGGTCGGTGGCGACCATCGACACCGACTTCTACCGCTGGACCCAGTGGATCTTCCTGCAGGTCTTCAACTCCTGGTACGACACGGACGCGAAGAAGGCCCGGCCGGTCGCCGAGCTGATCGCCGAGTTCGAGGGCGGGAACCGGCCCACCCCGGACGGCCGCCCGTGGGCCGAGCTGACCGTGGCCGAGCGCCGCCGCGTCGTCGACGACCACCGGCTGGCGTACGTCTCGGAGGCGCCGGTGAACTGGTGCCCGGGCCTGGGCACCGTGCTGGCCAACGAGGAGGTCACCGCCGACGGCCGCTCCGAGCGCGGCAACTTCCCGGTCTTCAAGCGCAACCTGAAGCAGTGGATGATGCGGATCACCGCGTACGGCGACCGGCTGCTGGACGACCTGGACACGCTGGACTGGCCGGAGCCGATCAAGTTGCAGCAGCGCAACTGGATCGGCCGGTCCACCGGCGCGCACATCGACTTCCCGACCGACGCCGCCCCGGTCCGGGTGTTCACCACCCGCCCGGACACGATCTTCGGCGCCACCTACATGGTGCTGGCGCCCGAGCACGAGCTGGTCGACGTGCTGGCGCCGGCCGCCTGGCCGGAGGGGACGAAGGACGCCTGGACCGGTGGGCACGGCAGCCCGCGCGAGGCCGTCGAGGCGTACCGCAAGGCCGCCGCGGCCAAGACGGACGTCGAGCGGCAGGCGGACAGCAAGGAGAAGACGGGCGTCTTCGTCGGCGCGTACGCGACGAACCCGGTGACCGGCGGGCGAATCCCGATCTTCATCGCCGACTACGTGCTGGCCGGCTACGGCACCGGCGCGATCATGGCGGTGCCCGCCCAGGACGAGCGGGACTGGGCCTTCGCCGAGGTCTTCGACCTGCCGATCGTGCGCACCGTGGCCCCGCCGGAGGGCTTCGACGGCAAGGCGTTCACCGGCGACGGCCCGGCGGTCAACAGCGCGGCGCCGGAGCGGGGCATCGACCTGGACGGCCTGGGGGTGGCCGACGCCAAGGCGCGGATCATCGAGTGGCTGGAGGCGAACGGGCACGGCGCGGGCGCGGTCACCTGGCGACTGCGCGACTGGCTGTTCTCCCGGCAGCGCTACTGGGGCGAGCCGTTCCCGATCGTCTACGACGAGACCGGGGCGCCGATCGCGCTGCCGGAGTCGATGCTGCCGGTCGAACTGCCCGAGGTGGACGACTTCTCGCCGAAGACGTTCGACCCGGAGGACGCCGCCAGCAACCCGGAGACCCCGCTGTCGCGGCGACGCGACTGGGTGGAGGTGGAGTTGGACCTGGGTGACGGGCCGAAGCGCTACACCCGGGAGACGAACGTGATGCCGCAGTGGGCCGGCTCCTGCTGGTACGAGCTGCGTTACCTGGACCCGACCGACTCGCGGCGGTTTGCCGACCCGGCGAACGAGGCGTACTGGATGGGCCCGCAGCGACCCGGCGACTGCGGCGGCACCGACCTGTACGTCGGCGGCCAGGAGCATGCCGTGCTGCACCTGCTGTACGCCCGCTTCTGGCACAAGGTGCTGTTCGACCTGGGGCACGTCTCGTCGTTCGAGCCGTTCCGCAAGCTGTTCAACCAGGGCATGATCCAGGCGTACGCGTTCGTCGACCCGCGCGGCGCCTACGTGCCCGCCGAGGAGGTCGTCGAGGTCGACGGCCGGTGGTTCCACGGCGAGAACGAGGTCCGGCGCGAGTACGGCAAAATGGGCAAGTCGCTGAAGAACGTGGTCACCCCGGACGACATGTGCGCGGCGTACGGCGCCGACACGTTCCGGGTGTACGAGATGTCGATGGGTCCGCTGGAGGTGTCCCGCCCGTGGGAGACCCGGGCGGTGGTCGGCTCCTACCGTTTCCTGCAGCGGGTCTGGCGCACCGTCGTCGACGAGCAGACCGGCGGGCCTCGCGTCACCGACGCCCCCGCCGACGAGGCGACCCGGCGGCTGCTGCACAAGGTCGTCGACGGGGTCCGCGCCGACATGGACGGGATCCGATTCAACACCGCCATCGCCAAACTGATCGAGCTGACCAACGGCCTGACCCGGCTGGCCGAGACGCCGCGTGAGGTGGCCGAGCCGCTGGTGCTGATGGTCGCCCCGTTCGCCCCGCACGTCGCCGAGGAACTGTGGCGCCGGCTGGGCCACGACACCTCACTGGCGTACGCGGACTTCCCGGTGGCCGATCCGGCGCTGCTGGTGGCCGAGTCGGTGACCTACCCGGTGCAGGTCAACGGCAAGGTGCGCGGCCGGGTGGAGGTGCCGGCCGACGCGCCCGAGGACGCGGTCCGCGCGGCGGCGCTGGAGGCGGTGGC
The genomic region above belongs to Micromonospora sp. WMMD1128 and contains:
- the leuS gene encoding leucine--tRNA ligase; protein product: MSEAAAPATDIPPFRYTAALADEIEHRWQETWAREGTFHAPNPTGPLADPDHPRAGAEKLYVLDMFPYPSGAGLHVGHPLGYIGTDCYARYQRMSGRNVLHAMGFDAFGLPAEQYAVQTGTHPRATTVQNIERYRAQLRRLGLGHDERRSVATIDTDFYRWTQWIFLQVFNSWYDTDAKKARPVAELIAEFEGGNRPTPDGRPWAELTVAERRRVVDDHRLAYVSEAPVNWCPGLGTVLANEEVTADGRSERGNFPVFKRNLKQWMMRITAYGDRLLDDLDTLDWPEPIKLQQRNWIGRSTGAHIDFPTDAAPVRVFTTRPDTIFGATYMVLAPEHELVDVLAPAAWPEGTKDAWTGGHGSPREAVEAYRKAAAAKTDVERQADSKEKTGVFVGAYATNPVTGGRIPIFIADYVLAGYGTGAIMAVPAQDERDWAFAEVFDLPIVRTVAPPEGFDGKAFTGDGPAVNSAAPERGIDLDGLGVADAKARIIEWLEANGHGAGAVTWRLRDWLFSRQRYWGEPFPIVYDETGAPIALPESMLPVELPEVDDFSPKTFDPEDAASNPETPLSRRRDWVEVELDLGDGPKRYTRETNVMPQWAGSCWYELRYLDPTDSRRFADPANEAYWMGPQRPGDCGGTDLYVGGQEHAVLHLLYARFWHKVLFDLGHVSSFEPFRKLFNQGMIQAYAFVDPRGAYVPAEEVVEVDGRWFHGENEVRREYGKMGKSLKNVVTPDDMCAAYGADTFRVYEMSMGPLEVSRPWETRAVVGSYRFLQRVWRTVVDEQTGGPRVTDAPADEATRRLLHKVVDGVRADMDGIRFNTAIAKLIELTNGLTRLAETPREVAEPLVLMVAPFAPHVAEELWRRLGHDTSLAYADFPVADPALLVAESVTYPVQVNGKVRGRVEVPADAPEDAVRAAALEAVAGALAGKEPRKVIVVKGRMVSVVA